From Cognatishimia activa, one genomic window encodes:
- a CDS encoding LON peptidase substrate-binding domain-containing protein: MFKAADLPDTLPVFPLPGALLLPRARLPLHIFEPRYLAMLDDCLKSRNRLIGMVQPLPHADKELHNIGCAGRVTQFSETEDGRYMITLSGVSRFRILKEENGFQSYRKCLVEWRDFDRDLGLHEEDAGFNRPDFLTLLKKYFDAQSLSTDWDALKEADNEMLINSLAMLLELQVEDKQALLEAKALSDRRKILTTLLEFSLLSGDAEDRMQ; encoded by the coding sequence ATGTTCAAAGCCGCAGATCTGCCAGACACGCTTCCGGTATTCCCATTGCCGGGGGCATTACTGCTGCCGCGCGCACGCTTGCCCTTACACATCTTTGAGCCGCGTTATCTGGCGATGCTCGATGACTGTTTGAAGTCGCGCAATCGCTTGATCGGGATGGTGCAGCCCTTGCCTCATGCCGATAAAGAATTGCACAACATTGGCTGCGCTGGTCGTGTAACGCAGTTTTCGGAAACCGAAGACGGTCGCTATATGATCACCCTTTCAGGAGTGTCGCGTTTCCGTATTTTGAAAGAGGAAAACGGCTTTCAGAGCTATCGGAAATGTCTTGTTGAATGGCGGGATTTTGATCGTGACCTAGGGCTTCACGAAGAGGACGCTGGTTTCAATCGGCCTGATTTCCTAACTCTTCTGAAAAAGTATTTTGACGCGCAGTCCCTTTCGACCGATTGGGACGCCCTCAAGGAAGCCGACAATGAAATGCTGATCAATTCGCTTGCCATGTTGCTGGAACTGCAGGTTGAAGATAAGCAGGCGTTGTTGGAAGCAAAGGCGCTCTCGGATCGGCGGAAAATTCTGACGACGCTATTGGAATTCTCACTGCTAAGCGGTGATGCAGAGGATCGGATGCAATGA
- a CDS encoding transglycosylase SLT domain-containing protein, with product MSRHFRALIVLLLVAACSGGNNSAPRNLNDACSILNQRPKFARAFKATERRWGVPAHVQMAVIYQESKFIANARTPYRYVLGVLPMGRQSSAYGYAQALDATWDGYRRATGRWGADRDDIFDATDFMGWYMNETRERNGISLRDARNQYLAYHEGHTGYARGSYKSKSWLLRVSGEVASRADTYQGQLASCRRFR from the coding sequence ATGAGCAGACACTTTCGCGCCCTGATTGTCCTATTGCTGGTCGCTGCATGCAGTGGCGGGAACAATTCGGCGCCAAGAAATTTGAATGACGCGTGTTCTATTCTGAACCAACGCCCAAAATTTGCCCGTGCCTTTAAGGCGACAGAACGCCGTTGGGGCGTACCCGCGCACGTGCAGATGGCTGTCATTTACCAAGAGAGCAAATTTATCGCCAATGCCCGCACACCATATCGCTATGTGCTGGGTGTGCTTCCAATGGGTCGCCAAAGCTCGGCCTATGGCTACGCACAGGCGCTGGACGCGACATGGGATGGCTATCGCCGTGCGACAGGCCGCTGGGGTGCAGATCGGGATGATATCTTCGACGCAACAGACTTCATGGGTTGGTACATGAATGAAACGCGTGAACGAAACGGTATTTCTTTGCGTGATGCACGGAATCAGTATCTCGCCTATCACGAAGGCCACACTGGCTACGCGCGTGGAAGCTACAAAAGCAAAAGCTGGCTGCTGCGTGTTTCAGGAGAGGTTGCCTCGCGGGCAGATACCTATCAGGGGCAGCTCGCGAGCTGCCGCCGTTTCAGATAG
- a CDS encoding thioredoxin family protein produces the protein MFELGQGAEAPVGDLIKDVTEATFMQDVVEASQEVPVIVDFWAPWCGPCKTLGPALEAAVTKAKGAVKMAKVNVDENQMIAGQMRVQSIPTVFAFFKGQPIDGFQGAIPPSEIEEFVGRVVAQGGGSADGGLGEALEAAEEMLEQGAVADAAQTFAAIIGEDPNNAVAFAGLARCHLAMDNADEAEAVLNGVPAEIAEAAEIEAVRAQIELARQAENAGPVAELRSAVEADGDNHQARFDLAQALHAAGETEAAVDELLELFRRDREWNDAAAKTQLFTIFDALKPEDTIVLNGRRRLSSMIFA, from the coding sequence ATGTTCGAACTAGGACAGGGCGCCGAAGCGCCGGTAGGTGATCTGATCAAAGATGTTACAGAAGCCACTTTCATGCAGGATGTGGTGGAAGCCTCTCAGGAAGTCCCTGTGATCGTTGACTTCTGGGCGCCATGGTGTGGTCCATGCAAGACGCTTGGCCCCGCGCTTGAAGCGGCTGTGACCAAAGCCAAAGGCGCGGTGAAAATGGCCAAAGTCAATGTCGATGAGAATCAGATGATTGCGGGTCAAATGCGTGTGCAGTCGATCCCGACAGTCTTTGCGTTTTTCAAAGGCCAACCTATTGATGGCTTCCAGGGTGCTATCCCTCCGAGTGAGATCGAAGAATTTGTTGGGCGCGTTGTCGCTCAAGGTGGCGGTTCTGCAGACGGCGGCCTTGGCGAAGCACTAGAAGCGGCAGAAGAGATGCTAGAGCAAGGCGCTGTCGCGGACGCTGCGCAAACCTTTGCAGCTATCATCGGTGAAGATCCAAATAATGCCGTTGCTTTCGCTGGTCTCGCCCGCTGCCATCTGGCGATGGATAATGCGGATGAAGCCGAGGCTGTGTTGAACGGTGTTCCTGCTGAGATTGCAGAAGCTGCCGAGATCGAAGCTGTGCGTGCGCAGATCGAACTGGCGCGCCAGGCAGAAAACGCAGGCCCAGTGGCTGAATTGCGTTCAGCAGTAGAAGCTGATGGTGATAATCATCAGGCGCGATTTGATCTTGCACAGGCTTTGCATGCAGCGGGTGAAACCGAGGCAGCGGTCGACGAACTGCTTGAATTGTTCCGCCGTGATCGCGAATGGAATGACGCAGCCGCCAAGACTCAACTGTTCACGATTTTTGACGCATTGAAGCCTGAAGATACGATTGTTCTGAACGGTCGTCGTCGCCTTAGCTCGATGATATTTGCCTAA
- a CDS encoding Trm112 family protein, which produces MSETGKFDRKMLESLVCPQTQTRLEYDADNQVLVSKAASLAYPIRNGIPIMLIDEAKELE; this is translated from the coding sequence ATGAGTGAAACCGGTAAATTTGACCGCAAGATGCTTGAGTCTTTAGTGTGCCCACAGACTCAAACCCGTCTTGAGTATGATGCCGACAACCAGGTTCTGGTGTCCAAGGCTGCATCTTTGGCCTATCCGATCCGCAATGGCATTCCGATTATGTTGATCGACGAAGCCAAAGAGCTCGAATAA
- a CDS encoding DNA translocase FtsK, which produces MAYQARGRDPLLDSNTQAILEKRGKELIGIGLILVGLVAAAMIGSYTPDDPNWMSATDAPVQNWMGRLGASISAPLFMIIGWGSWGVALVALAWGLRFAFHRGEERAISRAVFAPIVLALCSVYAATLVPNESWTHSFGLGGLFGDTVLGALLTILPVGASIGLKIMSFLMGLGVLALMLFVMGFTRPELNWVGRFLLIGIIVTYANLMNLLGRGATGAVGAAQALQERRNERKAQAAAVQDSWADSVDADPVYSEPLVEAAPEVEEAPKQGLLARVPNLIKRPEPMPEPELVVEEAVVDVENMPGDDRIKAKINDVIKSRIRSNKPTYAPEIAPVTKGMGRGPDPLVLQPGADAGLRPEPPLTAQGVQSHADIVAPHPEEVFAPYIEAEEEVVEAPVVPIQRSAQQIPTPEPRKVVQHPPRKPVQQSARAKAEAQPQLAFDEKAAEFELPPLSLLASPDTIERHVLSDEALEENARMLEAVLDDYGVKGEIVSVRPGPVVTMYELEPAPGLKASRVIGLSDDIARSMSALSARVSTVPGRSVIGIELPNDKREMVAFREILSSREYESSNRKLPLALGKDIGGDPIVANLAKMPHLLIAGTTGSGKSVAINTMILSLLSKLTPEECRLIMIDPKMLELSVYDGIPHLLSPVVTDPKKAVVALKWTVGEMEDRYRKMSKMGVRNIDGYNSRVEDALAKGETFSRTVQTGFDDETGEPVFETEEIIPEKMPYIVVVVDEMADLMMVAGKEIEACIQRLAQMARASGIHIIMATQRPSVDVITGTIKANFPTRISFQVTSKVDSRTILGEMGAEQLLGMGDMLYMAGGAKITRCHGPFVSDEEVEEIVNHLKSFGEPEYVGGVVEGPADEKAGNIDAVLGLGGNTNGEDALYDQAVAIVIKDRKCSTSYIQRKLSIGYNKAAKLVEQMEDEGVVSSANHVGKREILVPEQ; this is translated from the coding sequence ATGGCATATCAGGCACGTGGACGCGATCCTCTGTTGGACAGCAACACCCAAGCCATTTTAGAAAAGCGCGGTAAAGAGTTGATCGGCATCGGCCTGATCCTCGTCGGTCTGGTGGCAGCAGCCATGATCGGTTCTTACACGCCTGACGATCCAAACTGGATGTCTGCGACTGACGCGCCCGTTCAGAACTGGATGGGCCGCTTGGGCGCGTCGATTTCTGCACCTCTCTTTATGATAATCGGCTGGGGCAGTTGGGGTGTCGCCTTGGTCGCACTCGCTTGGGGTTTGCGATTTGCATTCCACCGTGGTGAAGAGCGCGCCATCAGTCGTGCTGTTTTCGCGCCAATCGTACTCGCTCTGTGTTCGGTTTACGCAGCGACTTTGGTTCCAAATGAGAGCTGGACGCATTCTTTTGGTCTTGGTGGCCTGTTCGGCGATACCGTTCTAGGTGCTTTGCTGACAATCCTTCCGGTTGGTGCATCGATCGGCCTGAAAATTATGTCTTTCCTGATGGGGCTCGGTGTACTGGCTTTGATGCTATTTGTGATGGGATTCACCCGCCCTGAGCTGAATTGGGTAGGGCGTTTCCTGCTGATCGGTATCATCGTCACCTACGCAAATCTGATGAACCTTCTGGGCCGTGGAGCAACCGGTGCAGTTGGCGCGGCGCAAGCTTTGCAGGAACGTCGCAATGAGCGCAAAGCGCAGGCGGCTGCTGTGCAGGACAGTTGGGCCGATAGCGTTGATGCTGATCCGGTCTATAGCGAACCTTTGGTTGAGGCCGCGCCGGAAGTTGAGGAAGCCCCGAAACAGGGTCTCTTGGCCCGCGTTCCAAATCTGATCAAACGTCCTGAGCCCATGCCAGAACCTGAGCTGGTTGTGGAAGAGGCCGTTGTCGATGTGGAGAACATGCCAGGAGATGATCGCATCAAAGCCAAGATTAACGATGTGATCAAAAGCCGTATTCGCAGCAATAAACCGACCTACGCACCGGAAATTGCGCCTGTTACCAAAGGTATGGGCCGCGGTCCCGATCCATTGGTACTCCAGCCGGGAGCAGATGCAGGGCTGCGTCCTGAACCTCCATTGACAGCGCAGGGTGTGCAAAGTCACGCAGACATCGTTGCGCCTCACCCGGAAGAGGTTTTTGCCCCCTACATTGAAGCCGAAGAAGAAGTGGTTGAGGCACCTGTTGTGCCAATTCAGCGCTCGGCTCAACAGATCCCAACACCTGAACCACGCAAGGTGGTTCAGCACCCGCCACGTAAACCCGTTCAACAATCGGCGCGCGCCAAAGCTGAAGCGCAGCCCCAGCTGGCATTTGACGAGAAGGCGGCAGAGTTTGAACTGCCTCCGCTGAGCTTGCTTGCAAGCCCTGACACAATCGAGCGTCATGTGCTGAGCGACGAGGCGCTGGAAGAGAATGCGCGCATGCTTGAAGCGGTCCTTGATGATTATGGCGTCAAGGGTGAGATCGTCTCTGTCCGTCCTGGCCCGGTTGTAACCATGTATGAACTTGAGCCTGCACCGGGTCTTAAAGCGAGTCGTGTGATTGGCCTTTCCGATGACATTGCGCGCTCTATGAGTGCGCTGTCAGCGCGTGTTTCGACTGTACCCGGTCGTTCGGTGATTGGTATCGAATTGCCGAATGACAAACGCGAAATGGTGGCATTCCGTGAGATCCTGTCGTCTCGTGAATATGAATCTTCAAATCGCAAACTTCCCTTGGCTTTGGGTAAAGACATTGGCGGTGATCCGATTGTTGCGAACCTCGCTAAGATGCCTCACCTGCTGATCGCGGGTACCACGGGTTCAGGTAAGTCTGTTGCGATCAACACCATGATTTTGTCGCTTCTATCTAAGCTGACACCGGAAGAGTGCCGCTTGATCATGATCGACCCTAAGATGCTGGAACTCTCTGTTTATGACGGCATTCCACACCTCCTGTCCCCCGTGGTCACAGACCCAAAAAAGGCAGTTGTGGCCCTGAAATGGACAGTGGGCGAGATGGAAGATCGCTATCGTAAGATGTCCAAAATGGGTGTGCGCAACATCGATGGATATAACAGCCGCGTCGAAGATGCGTTGGCGAAAGGCGAGACCTTCAGCCGAACCGTCCAAACTGGCTTTGATGACGAGACCGGCGAGCCAGTCTTTGAAACCGAAGAGATCATTCCAGAGAAAATGCCTTACATCGTCGTTGTCGTCGATGAGATGGCTGACCTGATGATGGTGGCTGGTAAAGAGATTGAAGCCTGCATTCAGCGCCTCGCGCAGATGGCGCGTGCCTCTGGTATCCACATTATCATGGCGACCCAGCGCCCATCCGTGGACGTCATTACAGGTACGATCAAGGCGAACTTCCCAACCCGGATTTCCTTCCAGGTGACATCCAAAGTGGACAGCCGCACCATCCTTGGTGAAATGGGTGCCGAACAACTCTTGGGCATGGGCGACATGCTTTATATGGCGGGCGGTGCAAAGATCACCCGTTGCCACGGCCCATTTGTGAGCGATGAGGAAGTCGAAGAAATCGTGAACCACCTCAAGTCCTTTGGTGAACCAGAGTATGTTGGTGGTGTGGTCGAAGGCCCGGCAGATGAGAAAGCTGGCAATATCGATGCTGTTTTGGGTCTTGGAGGCAATACCAATGGTGAAGACGCGCTCTATGATCAGGCGGTGGCCATTGTGATCAAAGATCGTAAGTGCTCGACTTCCTATATCCAACGCAAACTCTCTATAGGCTACAACAAAGCTGCGAAGCTGGTTGAACAGATGGAAGACGAAGGTGTCGTCTCTTCAGCAAACCATGTTGGCAAACGCGAGATTTTGGTGCCTGAACAATAA
- the hspQ gene encoding heat shock protein HspQ produces the protein MNTAYAKYHLGQVVRHRKHPFRGVVFDVDPEFSNTEEWYDAIPEDSRPIKDQPFYHLLAENDQSYYVAYVSEQNLIADYSGEPVDHPDIGDLFGPFEDGQYPLHFNMN, from the coding sequence ATGAATACGGCGTACGCTAAATATCACCTTGGCCAAGTGGTCCGTCACCGCAAGCATCCGTTTCGCGGAGTGGTGTTTGATGTGGACCCAGAGTTCTCCAATACTGAGGAGTGGTACGACGCGATTCCTGAGGACAGCCGTCCGATTAAGGATCAGCCTTTTTACCACCTTCTGGCGGAAAACGACCAAAGCTACTATGTGGCCTATGTGTCCGAGCAGAACTTGATTGCGGACTATTCTGGTGAGCCCGTTGATCACCCAGATATCGGTGATCTCTTTGGCCCGTTCGAAGACGGTCAATACCCTCTTCATTTCAATATGAACTAA
- a CDS encoding amidase — MFDWLKMSAAQLGRGIGEGSIDPVALSQAFLGAIESHNLKDKIYSRVTHERALAEAEAAAERARAGQRLSPLDGVPVSWKDLFDTAGTETEAGSMLLKGRVPSEDARVLKTASQLGLVCLGKTHMSELAFSGLGLNPMTATPPCVNDVEAVPGGSSSGAAASVAFGLAPMAIGSDTGGSVRVPSAWNDLVGLKTTWGLVPNEGSVPLCPKFDTVGPLCRTVEDAALALSALTGAPAVDLQNTSLEGSSFAVLETAALEDVRDTPLQAFNQSVQKLRDAGARVDRITAPEVARALPLSGTLFTAEAYGTWKDVIEASPDSMFAEILERFRSGAQILAADYVDAWQGLEFLRKEWSARVAGYDGVLCPTTPIMPPNLRRLQTDHDYYIRENLLALRNTRIGNLFGLSAISLPTGIPSCGLMILGQPFGEARLLRAAAAVERRLI; from the coding sequence ATGTTTGACTGGTTGAAAATGAGTGCCGCGCAGCTTGGACGCGGAATTGGGGAAGGATCCATCGATCCCGTCGCACTGTCCCAGGCCTTTTTGGGTGCCATTGAGAGCCACAATTTAAAAGATAAAATATATTCCCGCGTCACCCATGAGCGTGCTTTGGCAGAGGCGGAAGCTGCAGCCGAACGTGCGCGCGCTGGGCAGCGTCTTTCGCCGCTGGATGGGGTGCCTGTCAGTTGGAAAGACCTTTTCGACACCGCAGGTACCGAGACAGAAGCGGGGTCCATGTTGCTCAAAGGGCGCGTGCCAAGTGAAGATGCGCGTGTTCTGAAAACAGCATCTCAGTTGGGTCTCGTATGTTTGGGCAAAACCCATATGTCTGAATTGGCATTTTCAGGGTTGGGCTTAAATCCAATGACTGCAACGCCGCCCTGCGTAAATGATGTTGAAGCGGTGCCTGGTGGTTCTAGCTCTGGCGCCGCAGCCTCAGTCGCATTCGGATTGGCTCCGATGGCCATCGGTTCGGATACTGGTGGGTCTGTTCGCGTTCCTTCGGCCTGGAACGACCTTGTTGGTTTGAAGACCACTTGGGGTCTCGTGCCCAATGAAGGTTCTGTTCCTCTTTGTCCAAAGTTTGATACGGTTGGGCCGCTTTGCCGAACGGTTGAAGATGCAGCATTGGCTTTGTCTGCGCTCACAGGAGCGCCTGCTGTAGATTTGCAAAACACATCCCTCGAAGGCTCGTCATTTGCAGTCTTAGAAACAGCTGCACTTGAGGATGTTCGCGATACACCTTTGCAAGCCTTTAACCAGTCTGTTCAAAAGCTTAGAGATGCGGGCGCGCGTGTGGACCGCATCACAGCACCTGAGGTCGCACGGGCGCTGCCTTTGTCAGGGACGCTTTTCACCGCTGAGGCCTATGGGACGTGGAAAGATGTGATCGAGGCGAGCCCCGATTCAATGTTTGCGGAAATTCTGGAGCGTTTTCGGTCCGGTGCGCAGATTTTGGCAGCGGACTATGTAGATGCCTGGCAGGGACTTGAGTTCCTGCGCAAAGAATGGTCAGCGCGTGTTGCTGGCTATGATGGTGTTCTTTGTCCAACAACGCCGATCATGCCGCCAAATCTGCGGCGTCTGCAAACGGACCACGACTATTACATTCGTGAGAACCTACTTGCGCTTCGTAATACGCGGATTGGAAATCTCTTTGGCCTGAGCGCAATTTCCCTGCCGACGGGTATACCAAGTTGTGGATTAATGATCCTCGGCCAACCCTTTGGCGAAGCTCGACTTTTGCGGGCCGCAGCTGCAGTCGAACGCCGCCTTATCTAA
- a CDS encoding aminotransferase class I/II-fold pyridoxal phosphate-dependent enzyme, which translates to MFPERFSNLPAYAFPRLRSLLDSHEPGGPVVHMTIGEPKHAFPAWVTDIIAENAAGFNNYPPNDGTPELQKSIADWLDRRFGAKVDAASQIMALNGTREGLYNAAMALCPETKNDQKPVVLMPNPFYQVYMIGTISVNAEPHFCAATAENGFMPDYTQLPEKVLQRVAIAFVCSPSNPQGAIASRDYLEKLITLAEKYDFKVFADECYSEIYRDQKPEGALKVAQDLGADPERVVIFHSLSKRSNLPGLRSGFVAGGPESLKHIKRLRAYSGAPLPLPLQRASEKVWADEAHVEENRRLYAEKFDIADEIFADIPGYTKPQAGFFLWLPVEDGEAAALKLWKETGVRVLPGAYLSRDVDGENPGKPYIRVALVAPKNDVKAALTTLRECLYQ; encoded by the coding sequence ATGTTTCCCGAGCGGTTTTCGAACCTTCCGGCATATGCGTTTCCGCGCTTGCGGAGTCTTCTGGATTCTCATGAACCAGGTGGTCCAGTGGTCCATATGACCATTGGTGAACCTAAACACGCGTTCCCTGCGTGGGTTACAGATATCATCGCAGAAAATGCTGCTGGCTTTAACAACTACCCTCCGAATGACGGCACACCTGAGCTGCAAAAATCCATCGCCGATTGGTTGGATCGTCGTTTTGGCGCAAAAGTAGATGCGGCCTCACAGATCATGGCGCTGAATGGTACGCGCGAGGGTCTCTACAATGCCGCGATGGCGTTGTGTCCTGAGACGAAGAACGATCAAAAGCCCGTCGTTCTGATGCCGAACCCATTTTATCAGGTCTATATGATCGGGACGATTTCGGTGAATGCTGAGCCACATTTCTGCGCGGCAACTGCTGAAAATGGGTTCATGCCGGATTACACCCAGCTGCCTGAAAAAGTTCTACAGCGTGTCGCGATTGCCTTTGTGTGCTCACCTTCCAATCCTCAAGGCGCAATCGCCAGCCGGGACTACCTCGAAAAGCTGATCACACTGGCTGAGAAATACGATTTCAAAGTCTTCGCGGACGAATGCTATTCTGAGATTTATCGCGATCAGAAACCCGAAGGTGCTCTGAAAGTTGCGCAGGACCTAGGTGCGGACCCTGAACGTGTGGTGATTTTCCACAGCTTGAGCAAACGCAGCAATCTTCCTGGGTTGCGCTCTGGCTTTGTGGCGGGTGGGCCTGAAAGCTTGAAGCATATCAAGCGTCTGCGTGCTTATTCTGGTGCGCCGCTGCCATTGCCGTTGCAGCGTGCCTCCGAAAAGGTCTGGGCAGACGAAGCGCATGTCGAAGAAAACCGCCGTCTTTACGCGGAGAAGTTCGACATCGCTGACGAGATTTTCGCCGATATTCCGGGGTACACAAAACCTCAGGCCGGCTTCTTTTTATGGCTCCCTGTAGAAGACGGGGAGGCCGCGGCTTTGAAGCTCTGGAAAGAGACGGGCGTACGTGTTCTGCCAGGCGCGTACCTCAGCCGCGACGTAGACGGGGAGAACCCCGGAAAACCATATATTCGGGTCGCTCTTGTGGCCCCAAAAAACGATGTGAAGGCCGCGCTGACTACCCTGCGCGAATGCCTTTACCAATAA
- a CDS encoding UbiH/UbiF/VisC/COQ6 family ubiquinone biosynthesis hydroxylase → MEYDSDIIIAGGGLNGPALALGLAQKGFTVTMIDARPKRARADSNFDGRGYALALASKRLLEAIGVWDAVSKDAQPMKDIKVSDGRAGEGPSPFFLHFDHTELEEGPMGFMVEDRFLYRAFLAAVEAEERITTINEDSVVAQDIYDDGVTISLQSGKALKARVLIGCDGRQSGVAKRAGIKRTGWSYGQTALVCAIDHELPHNGVAHQFFMPPGPLAILPLPGNRSSIVWTETDENAQAINSLSDDDYMEVLRPRFGNFLGEISLAGARFTYPLNLTVANEFVAERVALVGDAAHGMHPIAGQGLNAGLRDVAAMVDVLVEARQRGEDIASPLVLERYQQWRRFDTHAMVAATDLTNKLFSNDNPLLRLGRDVGLGVINRLPGVRRSFIREAAGLSGDLPTLMR, encoded by the coding sequence ATGGAATATGATAGCGACATCATCATCGCGGGCGGCGGTTTGAATGGCCCTGCCCTTGCTCTGGGTCTGGCCCAGAAAGGCTTTACCGTCACAATGATCGATGCGCGCCCGAAACGCGCGCGGGCAGATAGCAATTTTGACGGGCGTGGCTATGCTCTGGCACTCGCCTCAAAGCGACTACTTGAAGCAATCGGAGTGTGGGACGCAGTCTCCAAAGATGCGCAACCAATGAAGGACATCAAGGTCAGCGATGGTCGGGCGGGCGAAGGCCCCTCCCCATTCTTCTTGCATTTCGACCATACGGAACTTGAAGAAGGCCCAATGGGTTTCATGGTCGAAGATCGTTTTCTTTACCGCGCCTTCCTTGCGGCGGTTGAAGCCGAAGAACGGATTACCACAATCAACGAAGACAGCGTCGTAGCGCAGGACATTTATGATGATGGTGTGACCATTAGCCTGCAGTCGGGCAAAGCATTGAAGGCACGCGTGCTAATTGGCTGTGACGGCCGTCAAAGCGGCGTCGCAAAACGCGCAGGCATCAAGCGTACAGGCTGGAGCTATGGCCAAACCGCTCTGGTCTGCGCGATTGATCATGAATTGCCTCATAACGGTGTCGCACATCAGTTCTTCATGCCGCCCGGCCCCCTAGCGATCCTTCCTTTGCCAGGCAACCGCAGTTCCATCGTCTGGACAGAAACCGATGAAAATGCACAGGCCATCAATTCACTCAGTGATGACGATTATATGGAAGTGCTACGCCCACGCTTTGGCAACTTCCTGGGCGAAATCTCTCTTGCAGGTGCGCGCTTCACCTACCCATTGAACCTGACCGTCGCAAACGAATTTGTGGCGGAGCGTGTCGCACTCGTCGGGGACGCTGCCCACGGCATGCACCCAATTGCCGGCCAAGGCCTGAACGCGGGTCTGCGCGATGTGGCTGCTATGGTGGATGTGCTTGTTGAAGCACGCCAACGCGGCGAAGACATTGCCTCTCCATTGGTGCTAGAGCGCTATCAGCAGTGGCGCCGTTTCGACACCCACGCCATGGTGGCTGCGACGGACCTGACCAACAAACTCTTCTCAAACGACAATCCACTATTGCGACTTGGACGTGATGTCGGTTTGGGCGTGATCAACAGGCTACCCGGTGTACGTCGCAGCTTCATCCGCGAAGCCGCGGGCCTTAGCGGTGATCTTCCGACTTTGATGCGATGA
- a CDS encoding exodeoxyribonuclease III, with product MSFTLATWNINSVRLREPIVLKLMEEETPDVLCLQECKSPVDLIPLEGFKALGYQHMVARGQKGYNGVAILSKIPMVEAGSEDFAQLGHARHIAGKLENGVTIHNFYVPAGGDKPDREINEKFGQKLDYLTEMRDWFKAEKPKKSILVGDLNIAPREDDVWDHKKLLKIVSHTPIEVEHLAETQDAGDWVDVTRQDIPEGLLYSWWSYRARDWDAADKGRRLDHVWATSDISNAGHGSRILRDARGWEKPSDHAPVFATFDL from the coding sequence TTGGAACATCAATTCCGTGCGTTTGCGCGAGCCGATCGTGCTTAAACTCATGGAAGAAGAGACCCCAGATGTGCTTTGCCTTCAAGAGTGCAAAAGCCCTGTAGATCTCATTCCATTGGAAGGTTTCAAAGCGCTTGGTTACCAACACATGGTCGCGCGTGGGCAGAAGGGATACAACGGTGTCGCGATTTTATCCAAGATCCCAATGGTTGAAGCTGGCAGTGAAGATTTCGCCCAGCTGGGTCATGCACGTCACATTGCGGGCAAGCTTGAGAACGGTGTGACCATCCACAACTTTTACGTGCCCGCTGGTGGCGACAAGCCGGACCGTGAGATCAACGAGAAGTTTGGCCAAAAGCTCGACTACCTCACCGAAATGCGCGACTGGTTCAAGGCTGAGAAACCTAAAAAGTCTATTCTTGTCGGTGACTTGAATATTGCTCCGCGTGAAGACGATGTTTGGGATCACAAGAAACTTCTGAAGATTGTTAGCCATACGCCGATCGAGGTTGAGCATCTTGCCGAAACCCAGGATGCGGGTGACTGGGTTGACGTGACCCGCCAAGATATCCCGGAAGGGTTGCTCTATAGCTGGTGGAGTTATCGCGCGAGGGATTGGGATGCAGCTGACAAAGGGCGCCGCCTGGATCATGTTTGGGCGACCAGTGACATCTCAAACGCCGGTCACGGCAGCCGTATCCTGCGTGATGCACGTGGATGGGAAAAGCCGAGCGATCATGCCCCTGTCTTTGCGACATTTGATCTCTAA
- a CDS encoding LolA family protein: protein MKHLRFLIAPSLALAMAGPAMADKLSLDEISAYLRGIGSAQTSFTQVNDDNSISTGTLMIKRPGRARFEYDPPAAALVMAGGGQIAIFDLKSNEPPENYPLRRTPLWLILERNVNLKERDMVVGHSYDGKVTIVTAQDPKNPERGAIQLHFSDNPVKLKQWVIQDEYGTETTVALGELNRNVKLENKLFNITRLTNQLVPERDDD from the coding sequence ATGAAACACTTACGCTTTCTGATTGCCCCAAGCCTTGCGCTTGCGATGGCAGGCCCCGCGATGGCTGATAAGCTGTCGCTTGATGAAATTTCAGCCTATCTTCGGGGCATTGGCTCCGCGCAAACCAGTTTTACGCAGGTCAATGACGACAATTCGATTTCAACCGGGACGTTGATGATCAAACGCCCAGGGCGCGCGCGCTTTGAATATGATCCTCCCGCTGCGGCTTTGGTCATGGCTGGTGGAGGTCAGATCGCGATCTTTGATCTGAAGTCGAACGAACCACCCGAAAACTACCCTTTGCGTCGCACGCCGCTGTGGCTGATTCTTGAGCGAAATGTGAACTTAAAAGAACGCGATATGGTGGTCGGGCATTCCTATGATGGCAAAGTCACAATTGTGACGGCGCAGGATCCCAAAAATCCAGAGAGAGGAGCCATTCAGCTGCATTTCTCTGATAATCCCGTAAAGCTGAAACAGTGGGTCATTCAAGATGAATACGGTACCGAGACGACCGTGGCCTTGGGCGAGTTGAACCGGAATGTGAAACTTGAAAATAAGCTTTTTAATATCACACGTCTCACCAATCAATTGGTACCGGAGCGAGACGACGACTAA